The following are encoded together in the Monodelphis domestica isolate mMonDom1 chromosome 5, mMonDom1.pri, whole genome shotgun sequence genome:
- the LLCFC1 gene encoding sperm-egg fusion protein LLCFC1 yields the protein MTSQGPKLHQASLLVCLLLLLLLVQGVKPQNGDHNGKGRSQKGEEASPKGEGEEQLEEQFVVSSVGEILQLLNMQRSEEEEETEGEVEMEENAAVRDHLFDLAFCFNLASILVFL from the exons ATGACTTCCCAGGGCCCCAAGCTCCACCAGGCATCGCTCCTGGTTTGCCTCTTACTGTTGCTGCTGTTGGTTCAAGGAGTGAAGCCCCAGAATGGGGATCACAATGGGAAAGGGAGGAGCCAGAAAGGAGAGGAAGCTTCACCAAAAG GTGAGGGTGAAGAACAGCTAGAAGAGCAATTTGTGGTTTCATCAGTTGGAGAGATACTACAGTTGCTGAACATGCAGCGgtcagaagaggaggaagagacagaaggagaggtgGAGATGGAAGAGAACGCAGCCGTTCGAGACCACCTCTTTGACCTGGCCTTCTGCTTCAACCTCGCCAGCATCCTGGTTTTTTTATGA